The Rhizobium tumorigenes genome window below encodes:
- a CDS encoding ABC transporter ATP-binding protein, with product MSEHAVLSVKNLKISFGSKPIVHDLSFVIAAGSTLAVVGESGSGKSVTSLAIMGLLPEGSAKGSGSIRLNGKELLDLPEAEMRQIRGGKISMIFQEPMTSLNPVQRVGDQIAEAIRIHRGLKGRALRDAVLEMLKKVGIPDPERRIDNYPHMFSGGMRQRVVIAMALACNPALIIADEPTTALDVTVQAQILRLLKDLQQDTKTAVLFITHDMGVVAEVADHVLVMRSGQQIEAGSVNKIFSEPESDYTRILIEAAPSIAGKIDIENAAASELDVLPLNCKGDKPLLEVRDLSVRFVHTGGLFGRRLGHVHAVEGVSFAIGKGETLGLVGESGSGKSTIGKAIIDLVSRHGGTITVDGNLIDYSDHKSLARMRRDVQMIFQDPFGSLDSRQTIGSAIIEPMKVHGIASGKALTEKMEWLLDKVGIPTNRANSLPHEFSGGQRQRICIARALAMAPKLIIADEAVSALDVAVKAQIIELMMSLQKEFDISYLFISHDMAAVEKICDRVAVMYFGELVEIGSRDDVIGRPGHDYTQRLLSAIPITHPGQRLVRPAARRQAPPPISPMKPIGFVPEPALWNIKSAGHFIRRPAPSLSSR from the coding sequence ATGTCCGAGCACGCTGTACTTTCAGTCAAAAATCTCAAGATCTCATTCGGCAGCAAGCCGATCGTCCACGATCTCAGCTTCGTTATTGCCGCAGGCTCAACCTTGGCGGTCGTCGGTGAATCCGGATCGGGAAAGAGCGTCACCTCACTGGCGATTATGGGCCTTCTCCCCGAAGGATCCGCCAAGGGGAGCGGGTCGATCCGCCTTAATGGCAAAGAATTGCTCGACCTGCCTGAAGCAGAGATGCGCCAGATCAGGGGTGGCAAGATCAGCATGATCTTCCAGGAGCCGATGACGTCACTCAATCCCGTTCAGCGCGTCGGAGATCAGATCGCCGAAGCCATCCGGATTCACCGAGGATTGAAGGGCCGGGCTCTTCGCGACGCGGTTCTCGAAATGCTTAAGAAAGTCGGTATCCCCGACCCGGAACGGCGGATCGACAACTACCCGCACATGTTCTCGGGCGGCATGCGTCAGCGCGTTGTGATAGCCATGGCTCTCGCTTGCAACCCCGCACTGATCATAGCCGACGAGCCGACCACCGCACTTGACGTTACCGTTCAGGCGCAGATCCTTCGACTTCTCAAAGATCTACAGCAGGACACGAAGACAGCCGTCTTGTTCATCACGCATGATATGGGTGTTGTCGCCGAGGTCGCCGATCATGTCCTGGTAATGCGAAGCGGTCAGCAGATCGAAGCAGGTTCGGTCAACAAAATCTTCAGCGAGCCGGAAAGCGATTATACCCGGATCCTGATCGAAGCAGCACCCTCGATTGCCGGTAAAATCGATATCGAAAATGCGGCAGCGTCAGAACTCGACGTCCTTCCGCTCAACTGCAAAGGTGACAAGCCCCTTCTTGAGGTGCGTGATCTCTCGGTTAGATTTGTTCATACCGGCGGGTTGTTCGGCCGCAGACTGGGCCATGTCCATGCTGTGGAAGGTGTCTCATTCGCGATCGGTAAGGGGGAGACGCTCGGCCTTGTCGGGGAGTCGGGCTCCGGTAAGTCAACGATTGGCAAGGCCATCATCGATCTCGTATCGCGGCATGGCGGCACGATCACGGTCGATGGTAATTTGATTGACTACTCCGATCATAAAAGTCTGGCGCGGATGCGCCGTGATGTTCAGATGATCTTCCAGGATCCATTTGGGTCGCTCGATAGTCGCCAGACTATCGGCTCAGCGATCATCGAGCCAATGAAAGTACACGGGATTGCATCCGGCAAAGCACTGACCGAGAAAATGGAGTGGCTGCTCGACAAGGTCGGGATCCCCACCAACCGCGCCAATAGCCTGCCCCATGAATTCTCCGGCGGCCAACGCCAGCGCATCTGCATCGCGCGTGCTTTGGCAATGGCGCCGAAGCTCATTATAGCCGACGAAGCCGTTTCTGCTCTGGACGTTGCAGTAAAGGCCCAGATTATCGAACTGATGATGAGCCTACAAAAGGAATTCGATATTTCGTATCTGTTCATCAGCCACGACATGGCGGCCGTCGAGAAAATCTGTGATCGGGTTGCCGTTATGTACTTTGGTGAACTGGTTGAGATCGGCAGCAGGGATGACGTAATCGGGCGCCCTGGTCATGACTATACCCAGCGCTTGCTTTCCGCCATTCCGATTACCCATCCGGGTCAACGGCTGGTTCGACCGGCGGCAAGGCGACAGGCGCCACCACCAATCAGCCCGATGAAGCCCATCGGTTTCGTGCCGGAACCAGCGCTCTGGAATATTAAGAGCGCCGGCCATTTCATTCGCCGCCCCGCGCCATCGCTCAGCTCTAGGTGA
- a CDS encoding ABC transporter permease translates to MLLYLAKRICFAVITLISVLTLVFLMVRVLPGDPVQMILGDQASPESIDAMRTRLGLDQPVLVQYGHFLLNALKGDLGTSMVSGRPVTEEVMSVLPYTLELTFAGLLLGVVFGVPAGVWAAVYRNRAVDYILRFVSLLGLSLPGFVSAIVLLIAFSIKLRWFPVISAGTGEGIGDRLWQMVLPAVSLALIMMAYVTRVTRSAMLEVLSQDFVRTARAKGVHHSAVIWRHGLGNCLVPITTIVGLYLGILIGNSVLTEIVFSRPGLGKLILTALSQRDYTLLQGMIVVYTFIVVVVNLATDLAYGFLDPRVQYK, encoded by the coding sequence ATGTTATTATATCTAGCAAAGCGAATTTGCTTTGCCGTTATCACGTTGATTAGCGTTTTGACGCTCGTCTTTCTCATGGTCCGAGTGCTGCCCGGCGATCCGGTCCAGATGATCCTCGGCGATCAGGCCAGTCCCGAGAGCATCGACGCGATGCGCACGCGACTTGGGCTCGATCAACCGGTACTCGTTCAGTACGGCCATTTCCTGCTCAATGCGCTCAAGGGTGACCTTGGCACATCGATGGTCTCAGGACGCCCCGTGACTGAAGAGGTTATGTCGGTCTTGCCGTATACACTGGAGCTGACATTTGCTGGATTGCTGCTTGGCGTCGTCTTCGGTGTTCCCGCAGGCGTATGGGCAGCCGTATATCGCAACAGAGCCGTGGATTACATTCTCCGCTTTGTTTCGCTGCTTGGCCTGTCACTTCCTGGGTTCGTATCGGCCATCGTTCTGCTGATCGCATTTTCAATTAAACTTCGGTGGTTCCCTGTCATCAGTGCAGGGACGGGAGAAGGAATCGGCGACCGTCTCTGGCAGATGGTGCTGCCTGCCGTCTCTCTTGCTTTGATCATGATGGCCTACGTCACCCGCGTTACGCGCTCGGCGATGCTGGAAGTATTGAGTCAGGACTTCGTGAGAACTGCCCGAGCCAAGGGGGTGCACCACAGCGCCGTCATATGGCGCCATGGTCTCGGTAACTGCCTTGTTCCGATCACAACAATTGTCGGCCTTTATCTCGGCATTCTGATCGGTAACTCGGTTCTGACCGAAATCGTCTTCTCCCGGCCAGGTCTTGGAAAACTCATCCTGACGGCTTTGAGCCAGCGCGACTATACGCTGCTGCAGGGGATGATCGTTGTCTATACCTTCATCGTGGTTGTCGTGAACCTCGCGACCGACCTTGCGTATGGCTTCCTCGATCCTAGGGTTCAATACAAATGA
- a CDS encoding ABC transporter permease, producing MTSSEVTLKRSESRLEKSQAVIRRINFSTWAGLLIIVLLVVGAIFAPQLSPYPPAKQNIVDQLASPSTAHIFGTDQFGRDIWTRMLYGARYSLIIGFLAVVVAMAIGTFIGMIAGFRGGRLDIVLMQIMDVVLAFPSLILGIALVALMGATTTNIVAAIAFTSIPAFARVTRAAVITQRDREYVQACRAMGFSSNRTLYRHILPAILPEIMVMASLWMASAVRTEASLAFVGLGIAPPAPTWGGMVRDGFENILSSPHLALFPSLGILLLVLAFNLMGDGLRDIIDPRLKDAS from the coding sequence ATGACAAGCTCCGAAGTAACGCTAAAGCGCTCCGAGAGCCGGCTTGAAAAGAGCCAGGCCGTCATTCGCCGGATCAATTTCTCCACGTGGGCAGGTTTGCTCATCATCGTACTCCTCGTTGTAGGTGCGATATTCGCTCCCCAGCTGTCTCCTTATCCGCCAGCCAAACAGAACATCGTGGACCAGCTCGCTTCGCCGAGTACTGCCCACATCTTTGGTACTGACCAATTCGGCCGAGACATCTGGACCCGCATGCTCTATGGAGCGCGCTACTCACTGATCATCGGCTTCTTGGCCGTTGTGGTTGCCATGGCCATTGGTACGTTCATCGGAATGATTGCAGGTTTCAGGGGCGGCCGTCTCGACATCGTCTTGATGCAGATCATGGACGTCGTTTTAGCTTTCCCTTCGCTCATTTTGGGCATCGCACTCGTTGCCCTGATGGGAGCGACGACGACCAATATCGTTGCCGCGATTGCTTTTACCTCTATCCCGGCCTTTGCCCGGGTCACCCGCGCTGCCGTGATTACCCAACGCGACCGAGAATATGTGCAAGCCTGCCGCGCGATGGGCTTTTCTTCAAACCGAACCCTCTATCGGCATATCTTGCCAGCCATTCTTCCCGAAATCATGGTTATGGCGTCACTCTGGATGGCAAGCGCGGTTAGAACGGAAGCCTCCTTGGCCTTTGTCGGTCTTGGAATAGCTCCGCCGGCTCCGACATGGGGTGGAATGGTTCGCGACGGCTTTGAAAACATTCTCAGCTCGCCGCACCTTGCTCTGTTTCCTAGCCTTGGCATCCTTCTCCTCGTCCTGGCTTTTAACCTCATGGGCGATGGTCTTCGCGATATTATCGATCCTCGTTTGAAGGATGCTTCCTGA